The window ttaatgctgcagagctcagtcgtttggcaaatagttcaaagtttaaactggcatgttgttcatcttttatctggtcattttgtggaatatttaacaactagaaaatggcaaagaacaagaatattgtttccactctgattggctgctgttaggcctaccgattttaacttgaatgttcattgcatttttcgtagacacctgtgaaaataatttctattcctatGACTTTTGTGTTCTCTGGGAAAtgatcttgatgataaatacagaaacaaacataaaaatcaaaacatctacaatagtgatagtaatattaatgataaaataatggtcagtgcaaagtagcctgcaaattctttggtggggggcagtgagggacctggataaaggctaggggggcgctgggccgaaaaaggttgagaaacactggtgtaGACAGatcaattaacctaacagtcatgtttttggactgtgggaggaaaaccggagtacccggagaaaacccacgcatgctcagggaaaacatgcaaactccatgcagaaagactgggaatcgaactcagaaccttcttgctgcacggcaacagctctaccaactgcgccactgtgcagccccttaaAATGTATCTAATTGTCTTTATAAATATGTTCAAATATCTGTATTAGGGTTGTTACAATACCAAAGCATCAATAGTACCAATACCAATAAAAATACTCAATTTCacagggtttccctcagaaaACTAGCTAAGCCTGCTGGTAAGGCGGTCCATCAGCGGCccgtttttgtgtttaaaacaaggttaaaagttgacagtaaatttgaaaatatggaaatgtgTGTTGGAAGGCATTCTTGCCAACTCTTAAACGTTTCTgtaaaaaggcaaacaaaagaagtataatttaaataaatttaaaatgttgcctTCCCGTTAGATCATAATGGTCAGTGGGTCTTAAAGTAAGTTACATTTTGCTTTAGTAATGTCTACAGCTTGATGTAGTATTTTGATTTGCTggttgtcattgtttttttggggggatggGGGTGTTGCAAGAAATATGGTGATTGAATTAAGACCATCTATGATTTGCTGATGGTGTGGCTCATTTACATAAACATTATCAAGTTGCGGGCCCAGACTAAGAGCCAGGTGCGTGTTAGATCACCTGCTGAGCTAACTTCTGTGAGATGTAAATATAAATGGCACTCAATTCTTTTTTCACAAAGATATATGTGCTCAGATCAGTCTCACTTCACTCTCAAGCTCTGTGAGAATGTGTTGATTATTATGCAATgattattatattacttgaaaattattGTCGTGATAACTTCTGGATAAATTATCGTCCAGCATAATTTGTAATCGTGACAAATTTAGGCCTCATCACAGGCAGCGCTAGACAAATGGAAATTAGTCTTGATTTGAAGGCTCTTGGTttatctttgcagttttctggatgtattaacaacagtattttagaGTCTAGTCTCTCAGTAAAGGACTGTAGAACTGGTGATGTTCtttatcttcctggttttagtcagaactccagcagcagtgttatggatcagctgcagctggaggtttGATTTTTCAGGCAGACTTGTGAGGAGCTGAGTTCAACCttaatgattaaatatttttggaaaaaacaaacaaacaaaaaaagccccaCTTCTACTGATAATCTCTTTGACCATGATTATGTTGGAGGGTTTCCTTATCAAAGGCTCAGACTGAACTGAACGTCTTGTTCTGTCACTCATAGCCAGCCAACCGCTGCTGCCCTCTTAATAGTAATTTATGGGGAGGTTTATCGGCAGTAATTAAGTTTGTTGGTGTTCATCTCGTGCAGCAGATGGCACGTGTGCAGGCAGGGTTCTGTGCACAGCTCTTATCTGAGGACTACAGAGTGAGCATGCATGATGCAACTCCTGCATACACCTGCTGCACCGCAGTCCTGCTgtagccagcagcagctccgctgcctctgctgctgctgtataACCTGACTGCTCCACCATTTTGAATTTATCAGTGACTGGCATTTCTGTGTCACCAGGCATGACTCAGCACCTTACAGGAATCTGATATCATTAATGTACAGGAGGCCGTCTCTTCCTCACAACAGGTGGAAAAGAGACGTCCATGTTTTCATCTGTCAGCTACAACCGGAGACCAAACGGTCCCAGATTTAAGCTGTCTTCAGTGAAAAAGGGAATGTTGACTTGCTTGAAAGTTAACTGTCAGTGGGATCTGTTTGTGAttactgtgttttgtgtttgtgcagggCCTTGCCCAGCTGGAGATCCTGTGTAAACAGCTGTATGAGACCACCGACACAGCCGTGCGACACCAGGCAGAGAAAGCTCTGGTGGAGTTCACCAACAGCCCCGACTGTCTCAGTAAatgtcagctgctgctggagagagGCAGTGTAAGTGTCTGCAGGGGGACTCGCTTCATTCATCACTAATCATTGTTTCTCTGATCAAACGTGCTGCAGTGTGACCTCAAAGAAAATACTCTACAggctttttatgtctttatgaaaaataatgagaTACAGTGAGTGTGGTCAGCAGGCGGCGGTACAGCCCTGATCATGTCAGTGACAAAGCCATAATTACAAGGACCTGGGCCCCTGGGCTGGAGCCAGTTTTGGTGGCCTGTTCACAGGGGGAAAAACCAATTGACTAGTGGAAACTTACAATATTAATAGGTAGTTCTGTACATCAATAGGTATGAACTGATGCTTGTAGGTCTAATACATCCTCTAGCCAACGACTCCATGTTACCTGAGCTGCATGTTGCTGGGTCTGCTGGAACCCCTCAGCTTCTTTTGGGGCCCAGAGGCCAAAGAGGTCCAgaaggactccttcttcagtcTGATGGCATCCTTCACCTCCACTGTCCACCAGCAGGTCCAGGGGTGGGTAATCTAAGTGCCTAAGTATGAACAACAGTCAGACCTTGTCCTCCCACTCTTAGGCAGAGGGAGGCTATCCAGTGAACCATAACCTACAGGCACCAAGATGGGGGTAACAAGTAGAGGCACCGAACAGACCCCCTCCTGCTGGACGTCTCTTACCAGGAGAACTCCAGAGTGAAAGAgtgtccagcccctctcaaggataCTGGTTCCAGAGCCATATGATATTCCATGTCCCTAGAGCCCCAACCCTCacacaggtggtgagcccatggGAAGGGGGACCCATGTCAGTACTTCGGGCTCCATGGGTTGAAGCCCAGGCGCTCACCAACATGCCCCGGTGACCCCAGggaacattgtttttgttgattttcctCATCACAAGGGGTCTTTGGGCAGCACTTTCCCTAGGTCCTCACCTAGGatctgtctgccttgggtgaccctactgGTGGCATGAAGCCCAGGACAGGACACCTCCTAGGGTCTTTgcgacactcaaacccctccgcCACAGTAAGATGGCAGCCCAGGGAGGGGGTCCTAGTTCATGCATcgtatttttaatttaacctacAAGCTGGCTAACATTTATATCTCTGCTCTCTTCCCAGTCTTCTTATTCTCAGTTGCTCGCCGCCACTTGTTTATCTAAACTGGTGTCTCGGACCAGTAACCCTTTACCCCTTGAGCAACGCATCGACATTCGTAAGTGTATTTGTTCCTCTGGCAGCaatctttttttccaacatgaaataaaacactccTTAGTACTTTTGACATATCAAAGCAGTCTTCACAGGGACGTTGTTTTATGTAACACACAGGGAACTATGTGTTGAATTACCTGGCAACACGGCCGAAGTTAGCAGCATTTGTGACCCAGGCTCTGATCCAGCTGTATGCCCGGATCACCAAACTGGGCTGGTTCGACTGTCAGAAAGACGACTACGTCTTTAGAAATGTCATCGCTGATGTTACGCGATTCCTGCAGGTGAGAATCTCAAGTCATGTGAAATGGTTCCTTGTCAGAGTTCTGAGTTCAGAGAATGTGGTTTACTTTCAGATGCATTCAGAAGCTTTGAGTTCCTGTGTGGGctggaaaagtctagaaaatGATGGTGTTTCTGTGCTTCTGTAATCTCTGTGTACATCTCTCTCCTtatctctgttttctctctgtgtgtctcttcttttacaaatgtgtgcaaatctttgtcagtattctgctaatgtcaagaaagcacaattttgcaattgctatgtttccattaagtaagaaatgaaattaaaatcatgcgtgaataagcttgttcacatgacaagtcattaaaaaccataGTAGcaacagatgtaaacagttatGAGATATATAGTATTCAAAATTCAGTCATGGTGCTAACGCTCATcgtctatcagccaatcagaggagacgtcggcGTCTTATTCAGGTGTTGGAGCAACAAGCTCCCCTTACTCATTTTCTTAATATACATCCATCCCTGTAGCCTCTAATTAGTCTGAAAGTTTATCTGTTTttggtgtgtgcgtgcgtgcgtgYGTGCGAGTGAGGGGGAAGGCATTTACAGCTCGAGCTTTAAATCTAGCCTGTTCATTCATAATGAACTACTGTATTCATACCTGGAGATGGAATGTGAGGctgaaaaacaactgaaaatggTCATGAAAGCTGTTGAACCTGAGAATTATTCTGGACCTGCTGTTCAGTTCAAACCCAAACTTTGGAACTGTGTGTTTCCAGGACAGCGTGGAGCATTGCATCATAGGTGTCACCATCCTGTCCCAGCTGACGAACGAGATAAATCAGGTAAGTTTTCCTGTGAGTGCTTCAGTGCGAGGTGTAGATATGGGATTGGAACGGTGGAAGGAAGAGGAATCTGAGCCGCTAACGGTTTCAGAGCGTTCCAGTCTGGATTGGAGGGCTCATCATGTGACACACTCTAGTGCTTAAGCTATTCCCAGCTGTGTTAAAGatggaaaatgtaaagattttccTTTGTGCTGCCTGCCAGGTGGAGACAtagaaaagcaaatgtttgcTTCGATTCTTAAGAACAAAACTCAAGCTGCTCAGATTGAAGCAGTGTGTTGGTGTGACTGGATGAGCCTGTTGAGATGTAAACTGATAAGTGGCAGCAGATCTCTCCAACATAATTCAGTTTTAGAATTTCCAGATTATGGTCCTTATTTAAGATCTACAAGTTGTTTTGCCTCTAGTCTGGACTCTCTGATTATGATATAAATTGAGTCTTAAATTAATCAACCAATCAAGTTTATTGGTTTATTGGTACAgtatatttcagcagcaagtgctttacatcattaaacccaaaaatacagtcataaaaacagaaagcaaacgAACCATTGGCATTAACATGATGTCATTTTCATGATGTCATTAACATGATGTCACCTCCCTGCTGTTCCTTAGCATCAGGAAGCCGAGTCGTCCCTCATGTTTCTGTCTCCCTCAGGCCGACACCACGCATCCGCTGACCAAACATAGGAAGATCGCGTCATCGTTCAGAGACTCCTCGCTCTTCGACATCTTCACACTTTCCTGCAACCTCCTCAAACAGGTTAGTACAGAAGGTCATGGGGTCAGAGAACGAGTCCAACTCTCTCAAATGGgcaattaggaaaaaaaatattattttaaacaaagatgcACCGGGAAGTTGATTGGGGGAAAACGTCAAAATCTGATCTTCTAGCCAGAAACTACCATCTCTAAGAGCTAACTAAAGCAGCTTGTGCAGACTGCATGTTGTTAGGTTTTAATAGGTCAAAGCTGTTCCACTATAACAGAACAATCCTTAGTTTATTTAGctggttttgctgttttctcttcctgttgtctttcCAGAATAATTGCACCAATTTCATTGCACTGTACATATCCACAGCACCTCCTCCTGGACTCAGATGTTAGTCCCCAGCTCAGGGGCATTTTCACGATTTTCACTTCTTCTCCTGATCTTATCTTTGCACTGCAGCCATGTCTTTAGTCCCTTCCTCCTTCTATTTTGTTGCTGTGGACAAACTGCTTCAAACTTGTACTTAAACCACAGTATGTGAGATTAATTTTCTATATAGTTAAAGGACAGGCAGTATTATGTGAAATCGACCTTTTTGAGCCTTGCATCGTGTTATATTGTTttctaatcaaaaacatacctggaatgtggctttgattctttcatgcatgtttgagaaatcctttaatctcccatggcaaccattctggGTCCCTAAACACACACCTCCCCCACTcagatccttcagactagccagcagcaattagcaaacacctggtggaactgctcttctgctgagctcatcacacaaactacttctcagtgcaactcTCCTAAGAATGGTTGTAAACGGCATAATGGAGAAACATTGCTGTGATGACGTGATGAAGGATGAAGGCAGTgttgtcagaaagagcaggagcttcttaaagagacagtgacccaatttcaaggtgttaagtTGCAGCTAAATTTCTTTATAGTCATGTTTGATTTACAGATAAATAACTgtaggtaacatagttacttgattgtgctgtaaaatgaaaagtacatagcataatttaatttttttatttcatcgtTTCTGTGCAGAAACATGGTAAATAAAGTTGACTGTGATTTTGAACCTTCTGAGCCAGCACAGGCAGGAAGTGATGGTGGCGTTCTGTCGTCTCGTTTCCAGGCTTCAGGGaagaacctgaacctgaacgaTGAGTCGCAGCACGGCCTGCTGATGCAGCTACTCAAGCTCAGCTACAATTGCCTCAACTTTGACTTTATAGGAACTTCCACAGACGAGTCATCAGATGACCTTTGCACTGTACAGATTCCAACATCATGGAGATCAGGTAACTTAGTGTTGAGCACAGGGTCGTTCAGAAGAAAGCCCTAAAAGGGGCATCTCCAAGTTAAAGCTCCaataatgcatttcttttcaaattaattgAAGGTTTAATAAATGGATCATGAATAGTTCACGTTGCAGTACTTTGAATCCAAGATTAATAgcctttcttcattttttgacaCTCTCAGCTTCAAAGTAGTACATAATTTGATTGAggaaagaaattatatttagtttCCAGATTGCAAATGAAAATTTCCAAACAGTCAgatgctttattatttaatagtCACCAGAGTTCAGACCTGGATGTTCTCTATTAACTTTGTATTTGATCTCTCCTGCAGCGTTTCTCGATTCCTCCACCCTGCAGCTGTTTTTCAATTTATATCattccctccctccatccctgTCCCCGCTGGTAAGTGTGAGCTGGTGTGGCTGGGCTGGAGGCGGAGCAGTAAggtttctgttgtattttgaGCCAGTTGTGTTCCTGTGCAGGTGCTGTCCTGTTTAGTTCAGATCGCCTCTGTCAGGCGGTCTCTCTTCAACAATGCAGAGCGAGCAAAGTTTCTCTCCCATCTGGTGGATGGCGTGAAGAGGATATTGGCGAACCCGCAGGTAAGGAAGTCACCTGACCCGGACGCTCCCCCGTTTGTCCAATCAGGTGCTGCTTTGTGATGCGTTTCTTTTGTGCAACAGTGTCTGCCGGATCCCAACAACTACCACGAGTTCTGCCGCCTGTTGGCGAGGCTGAAGAGTAACTACCAGCTGGGGGAACTGGTCAAAGTGGAGAACTACCCAGAGGTGATCCGTCTCATTGCCAACTTCACCGTCACCAGCCTGCAGGTGAGGCTGTCAGCTTCCACTCCAAGCAGTTTAAAATAGCAGGAAGTTGTGGGTTCTAACAGCTAGTGTGGGGGTTCTGTGGGGTTGCAGCACTGGGAGTTTGCCCCCAACAGTGTCCACTACCTGCTGAGTCTGTGGCAGCGCCTGGCAGCGTCTGTCCCCTACGTCAAAGCCACCGAGCCCCACCTGCTGGAGACCTACACCCCAGAGGTGACCAAGGCCTACATCACGTCGCGGCTAGAGTCAGTCCATGTCATCCTCAGGTAGGTTCTGCTGAGGCTGTCGGGACCGCAGATCACACTCTGCTCAGTGGTTGTAATGAGTCTACCCAAAGTTTCTTGTTTCAACCTCCAGCAACGTTTAACAATGGAGAAACCTCCATTTATCAGATATCTTCCCCTAAAGACAACACATGATTGTTGCTAGGTTTCACGATAATGACAAGAAACATGAGCAGATGGAATGAGCTTGAAAATAATCGGCTTTTACACAGGAAGTCCAGTTGACAACTGAAACCCAGCCAGGCTAACCGTCGTTTATTTGAACGATCGTGATGAATCACTATGATTAACTTTGTAatcttgaaatgtaaaaatgcatatttccaaaatatgttttatcgTCTCAAACCAAGCATCCGTTTTCCAAGTTTTTATAATCTGGAAGGTTTAAAAGAAGTTATTTCCAAATGCAATTTGAAAAAGTGAACAATAATCTGGTGCTTTGGTGGAAGAATAATTTCCTCTTTAAATAAATAGGCTACGTACTAACTTGGTTTTATCCAAATGTCCACcgcagtgttatttttttcttttatcattttcagcAGCAGTGTTTGATTATTTGACGTTAATCTGACACAGAGAGACGGGAGTAGAGAGTGCTGTACTGAGGGCTGTAGCCACTGTATGGGGCGCTGCTCTAACACTGTGgcttttaaaacaagtttttttcctGAACACACCAGTCTGACTCTAATGGCATATCTATTCACATCTAGTGTTGCCTGCATTTCTGCAGGCAACACCAGATGGCGCTGTGAACTAGGTAACCCTCTGGGAGAGAGACCTTTAGGTCAGAATAGACTAGTTTTATGGAAGAGGAAAACCAGAGTTGTCTGGGTTTCTCCTCCCAACCCTTATGGCTATGGTGGAGCTGTACTCTTGACCATgaacttcctgctgcagctgcattcATTCTGTCCCCGCTACATCCGGTCCTCTTGTTCCCACCACAGAGACGGCTTAGAGGACCCTCTGGATGACGCCGGGCTGGTGCAGCAGCAGTTGGACCAGCTGTCCACCATCGGCCGGTGTGAATACGAGAAGACGTGTGCTCTGCTGGTGCAGCTGTTTGACCAGGCGGCTCAGACCTaccaggagctgctgcagtcCACCAACTCCAGCGCTGCAGACGTCACCGTGCAGGAGGGTACGGCCAGCCAAACGCGTCCAAACCCAGCCTCAAAAAGTCAACGAAAAGAGTCTCAGCTTTTGTCTTCTGTCTGCAGGTCGGTTGACATGGTTGGTCTATATAATCGGTGCTGTGATCGGTGGACGGGTGTCGTTTGCCAGTACGGATGAGCAGGATGCCATGGATGGAGAGTTGGTCTGCCGGTAAGAAGCGTCGCTGTTGAATTGTTGAGAATCATTTAAACAGAGAACTGGCCTAACTTGACTGCGGTTCGGTTCCAGTCTTTCTGCTTTCAACACACTGTAGTTTCTGACCAGGTTTGGTTTGCATGTCAGGGTTCTGCAGCTGATGAACCTGACGGACTCCCGGCTGGCTCAGGCAGGCAACGAGAGGCTAGAGCTGGCCATGCTCAGCTTCTTCGAACAGTTCCGAAAGATCTACATTGGCGACCAGGTGCAGAAATCCTCAAAGGTGAGGCACCGCACACGGCTGTGGAGCGGGCTGGATCACAGGAGGCCTGTGCTGTCGTGATGCACACTGACATTTGTTCTCCCTCTTTAAGGCACAAACTGCAAATTGTGAACTTCTCAGATAAGTGGTGGAAAGTAGAAACTGTGGTGTTGGTGGTGTTTTTGTAGCAGTTGTGTCTGTAAAGAAATCATGGCAGTAAGCTGTCCATCTGTGGCCAGAGATCTGCTAGGCTACAACCAGGAAAGGTTTTCTCTGAGAAAAGAATGAAAGTGaagctttaaaggggcagtgttatgtaaaattggtgtttttgagctttacatcatgttatgatgttattccttcatcaaaatcatacctggagtgttgccttgattctttcatgcatgtttgaaaaatcctttaatctctatggcaatcattcagctgtgcaaaacgcttgGGGGATCTAGCTCCGCCTCCccttcagagctgcagtttccaagcttcagagCTTCGACTCCCcaactcggctccttcagactagccagcagcaattagcaaacacctggtgaacctgcccatctgctgagctcattacaggagcaacgctggtaaaatgGTTGataaaaggttaatagaggagccatgttgtgatgactccACTTCACAAGAGTTTCAGAatgagcaggagtttttaaagagacagaggccaaatttcaaagtcttaaattacaaagtagaatttcttttaagtcatatttgataaataGCATTTTGATAACAACTGGAGGCGACGTAGTTACTTGCTTGTGCTACAAAAAGGGACTGTGGCCTGAAAACATAtcatactgcccctttaagtccCAAAGCAGAGCCAGAGGTCTCCAGCTCTGTCCTGCACATCTTGGTTAGACTTTAATTTGGCTCTTTATCCAACAAAACCTTCTGAAAAGGTTGTCCCACCTCAGAAACTCAGCTTTGAAcatcataaaatgtaataactaGTATTAGAGCTGCACACTGCAGGAGGAGCAGGTCACCTGACTGACAGACAGGTATTCCCAGCACAGGGTCTCtgacttttattatttacaattagAAAATAATCTATAGGGCTTATACTACtgatttgcaaaacaaaagaaacctcAGCTGATTGGTAAAACCTGGGCACAGATGTTAGAACAAGTATAAGGATCTTCAGTAGCTGTCATTGAACAATGTCTGAGGAGCCGAATCTGATACTTCAGATCACACTGGGACGTCCCTGTGGTGGACAGCcttcagttttttcattttctgattgcataaaaacatgcatttaggTGGATAAGTTTTAGTGGGAATGCAGACTTTTACAGCAATACacacagggtttcccccagaaaacttgctaagcccggtggtcggggcgtTGAGGcggtccaccatgtttttgtattaaaagatgttaagttgacaggaaatgtaaaagtattactgtgtaattatatgttatgggaaaacatctccagtgaaatggtgaaatgctatttaaatccacaactagtctaaaaacaacaaatttgcacttctgtttaatccaaagtaagtcagcggctccatcaggcccccctgggcttcaggggccccataaatgctaatattttaaaacggaccacagatacataaatgtaacatttgtttattgagattatcaatgctgttaaatttgattcaattctttaggcatacataaattaaaagattttaaattgtttaacatttaaattagatgtgtgccgatcgatcggtcaccgatcataatcgggccgattttcgtgaaaaagtgcatgatcggtgatcggcgatcattggctcttgttgccgataccgatcacctgcatctcatttcgcatcctgcctgtgcagctggtctcctctttccttcacactgtgcaaacgcgcagcaacaaatcctaagcgatgtggaactataacgcactgagtgaatggggaagtttgcgtgttgcggcggaaaattgaagcacgtcaaaatgcatcaacacaacgaagctaatacgacataaaaacaatgccatacttgacggagtttagCTACATCGaagctcactgcagtaaaaaagacatatggaggatcagatagcaggtaaagcagcgcacagctacaaacactcacccagattagcatgatggtcagaaagctaaacaaataacccgcaaaattattcaagtcttcgagctgcgatgtaagacgctggttctgctctcgctgttgaaccgctgctacgcgctacaggtagtaatatttcacagacggagcaccgc of the Poecilia reticulata strain Guanapo linkage group LG12, Guppy_female_1.0+MT, whole genome shotgun sequence genome contains:
- the xpo7 gene encoding exportin-7 isoform X1; the protein is MRLDLDPDAVVQGLAQLEILCKQLYETTDTAVRHQAEKALVEFTNSPDCLSKCQLLLERGSSSYSQLLAATCLSKLVSRTSNPLPLEQRIDIRNYVLNYLATRPKLAAFVTQALIQLYARITKLGWFDCQKDDYVFRNVIADVTRFLQDSVEHCIIGVTILSQLTNEINQADTTHPLTKHRKIASSFRDSSLFDIFTLSCNLLKQASGKNLNLNDESQHGLLMQLLKLSYNCLNFDFIGTSTDESSDDLCTVQIPTSWRSAFLDSSTLQLFFNLYHSLPPSLSPLVLSCLVQIASVRRSLFNNAERAKFLSHLVDGVKRILANPQCLPDPNNYHEFCRLLARLKSNYQLGELVKVENYPEVIRLIANFTVTSLQHWEFAPNSVHYLLSLWQRLAASVPYVKATEPHLLETYTPEVTKAYITSRLESVHVILRDGLEDPLDDAGLVQQQLDQLSTIGRCEYEKTCALLVQLFDQAAQTYQELLQSTNSSAADVTVQEGRLTWLVYIIGAVIGGRVSFASTDEQDAMDGELVCRVLQLMNLTDSRLAQAGNERLELAMLSFFEQFRKIYIGDQVQKSSKLYRRLSEVLGLNDETMVLSVFIGKIITNLKYWGQCEPITSKTLQLLNDLSLGYSSVRKLVKLSAVQFMLNNHTSEHFSFLGVNNQSNLSDMRCRTTFYTALGRLLMVDLGEDEDQFEQFMLPLTAAFEAVAQMLSTNTFNEQEAKRTLVGLVRDLRGIAFAFNAKTSFMMLFDWIYPTYMPILQRAIELWYHDPACTTPVLKLMAELVHNRSQRLQFDVSSPNGILLFRETSKMITTYGNRILTLGEVPKDQVYGVKLKGVSVCFAMLKAVLSGNYVNFGVFRLYGDDALDNALQTFIKLLLSIPHSDLLDYPKLSQSFYSLLEVLTQDHMNFIASLEPHVVMYILSSISEGLTALDTMVCTGCCSSLDHIVTYLFKQLSRSTKKRPAPMATDDRFLHIMQQHPEMIQQMLSTVLNIIIFEDCRNQWSMSRPLLGLILLNEKYFADLRNSIVSSQPPEKQQAMHLCFENLMEGIERNLLTKNRDRFTQNLSVFRREVNDSMKNSTYGVNSNDMMS
- the xpo7 gene encoding exportin-7 isoform X2; the encoded protein is MKWRKMADHVQGLAQLEILCKQLYETTDTAVRHQAEKALVEFTNSPDCLSKCQLLLERGSSSYSQLLAATCLSKLVSRTSNPLPLEQRIDIRNYVLNYLATRPKLAAFVTQALIQLYARITKLGWFDCQKDDYVFRNVIADVTRFLQDSVEHCIIGVTILSQLTNEINQADTTHPLTKHRKIASSFRDSSLFDIFTLSCNLLKQASGKNLNLNDESQHGLLMQLLKLSYNCLNFDFIGTSTDESSDDLCTVQIPTSWRSAFLDSSTLQLFFNLYHSLPPSLSPLVLSCLVQIASVRRSLFNNAERAKFLSHLVDGVKRILANPQCLPDPNNYHEFCRLLARLKSNYQLGELVKVENYPEVIRLIANFTVTSLQHWEFAPNSVHYLLSLWQRLAASVPYVKATEPHLLETYTPEVTKAYITSRLESVHVILRDGLEDPLDDAGLVQQQLDQLSTIGRCEYEKTCALLVQLFDQAAQTYQELLQSTNSSAADVTVQEGRLTWLVYIIGAVIGGRVSFASTDEQDAMDGELVCRVLQLMNLTDSRLAQAGNERLELAMLSFFEQFRKIYIGDQVQKSSKLYRRLSEVLGLNDETMVLSVFIGKIITNLKYWGQCEPITSKTLQLLNDLSLGYSSVRKLVKLSAVQFMLNNHTSEHFSFLGVNNQSNLSDMRCRTTFYTALGRLLMVDLGEDEDQFEQFMLPLTAAFEAVAQMLSTNTFNEQEAKRTLVGLVRDLRGIAFAFNAKTSFMMLFDWIYPTYMPILQRAIELWYHDPACTTPVLKLMAELVHNRSQRLQFDVSSPNGILLFRETSKMITTYGNRILTLGEVPKDQVYGVKLKGVSVCFAMLKAVLSGNYVNFGVFRLYGDDALDNALQTFIKLLLSIPHSDLLDYPKLSQSFYSLLEVLTQDHMNFIASLEPHVVMYILSSISEGLTALDTMVCTGCCSSLDHIVTYLFKQLSRSTKKRPAPMATDDRFLHIMQQHPEMIQQMLSTVLNIIIFEDCRNQWSMSRPLLGLILLNEKYFADLRNSIVSSQPPEKQQAMHLCFENLMEGIERNLLTKNRDRFTQNLSVFRREVNDSMKNSTYGVNSNDMMS